The nucleotide sequence ATACTTATGAAACAGATCCAAAAGGACCGCTTGATCTAAAATATTCATATAAGTAAGTTTTGGTTGGATAATACCGACCTGTAGGGAGATCTTACGTCATCCTGAACTTGTCACCTCGAGTGGAGTCGAGAGGTCAGAACCTGCCCCGATGATTTTTCGGGAATCTAATATTAATTGAAATTTTTATTATTTACACTTCAACGAAACCCATCATAAGCAATGAATGACGCAGATTTACTCTGAAATTGCTGTTGTGATGTCATCCTGAATTTATTTCAGAGCCTGCCCCGAAATTTAATCGGGGATCTAACTTGATTTGGACTAAGATTGCTTCTAAAATGAATTCTACTGTCATTGCGAAGGATGCAAGACTGAAGCAATCTATTGAATTAAGTCTTCACTTCTTCACGAATTGGGTTAACTTAGAAAAATTCTTATAAGCTAAAACTTTTAAAGGTTTTTTGATTCCATTTGCTTTTAACGTCCTAAAATCCTCGATAGATTTTAATTTGATATTTTTTAAACTACTATTACTGGCTCCGCCAACTCTCATTTTTGTAATTACCTGTGGCAGATAATGAAATTTTAAACTTTTATCACTAAATATTCTTAGCATCATATCATAATCGGCAGCAATTTTATAATCAAGATTGAATAAACCATGTTTTTTATAAACCTTTTTTCTTAAAAATAATGTGGGATGTGCGGGCATCCAGCCCTTATTCAATAAGGATGATTTAAAGTTTTGACTTTTCCAATAGCGAATGACTTTTGAAGTATCATTTTTATGAACATATTGCAAATCTCCATATACTCCATCAACATTTTCTTTTTGAAAAATGGTTTCAATTTTGGAAATAATATCTTTTGAAACAAAAAGGTCGTCGGAATGTAAAAAACCTATAATATCACCTGAAGAAAGTTTTACGCCTTTATTTAAAGCGTCGTAAATTCCATTATCTTTTTCCGAAATAATTTTCAAATTTCCTGAGTATTGAGTTTTTATGGTTTCAACAGTATTGTCCATTGATGCTCCATCTATTATTATCCATTCTACATCAGAATATTCTTGATGTTTTAAGCTAGAAATAGCTGTTAAAATATTAAATTCACTGTTAAAGGTTGCAGTGATAATTGAAATTTTCATTCTCTGATTTTTCTTTCTCTTATTTTGATAGCTGGATTACCTTGGTAAACTGAATATGAAGATAGATTTTTATTAGCTACAGAGCCAACAGCAAGAATAGAATGTGAAAACATTGTAACTCCAGGGCATACGATGGATTTTGCTCCCACCCAACTTCCTTCTTCTAGTTTAATATCTTTAACTATTAAATCAAAAGAACTTTTGGTATAATCGTGATTTCCACTTAATAGCATGGCTCCTTGTGATATACAAACGTTATCTTCTATAATTGTTGAACCTAAGTTATCAATCCAAACATTTTCTCCTATCCATACATTGTGACCAACTATTAATTTCCAAGGATATTTTATTTGAACTTGCGGCTTAATTGTAAATTTTTTTCCGATTTGAGCTCCAAATAAAATAAGTAATCTGCGCTTTGCAGAAGAAGGAATTGGTATTGAGGAATTTATAGTTATAAGGTTGATGATGTACCAAAGGACGATTTTAAATTTTGAACCTGGATGGTACCATTTATTGTCATAGGAGGATAAAAGTGTTTTTTTCATATTATT is from Salegentibacter mishustinae and encodes:
- a CDS encoding glycosyltransferase family 2 protein produces the protein MKISIITATFNSEFNILTAISSLKHQEYSDVEWIIIDGASMDNTVETIKTQYSGNLKIISEKDNGIYDALNKGVKLSSGDIIGFLHSDDLFVSKDIISKIETIFQKENVDGVYGDLQYVHKNDTSKVIRYWKSQNFKSSLLNKGWMPAHPTLFLRKKVYKKHGLFNLDYKIAADYDMMLRIFSDKSLKFHYLPQVITKMRVGGASNSSLKNIKLKSIEDFRTLKANGIKKPLKVLAYKNFSKLTQFVKK
- a CDS encoding WcaF family extracellular polysaccharide biosynthesis acetyltransferase; amino-acid sequence: MKKTLLSSYDNKWYHPGSKFKIVLWYIINLITINSSIPIPSSAKRRLLILFGAQIGKKFTIKPQVQIKYPWKLIVGHNVWIGENVWIDNLGSTIIEDNVCISQGAMLLSGNHDYTKSSFDLIVKDIKLEEGSWVGAKSIVCPGVTMFSHSILAVGSVANKNLSSYSVYQGNPAIKIRERKIRE